One window of the Chryseobacterium sp. CY350 genome contains the following:
- a CDS encoding AMP-binding protein, producing the protein MNISSNIIKNLLLHNNKNQILYDLNSISGEEIAKEIITLATFFRSTTKFSNGDRVILSMNDSPEFIYSFIALISIGCIPVPLNPLIQESELEYILKDSKATGVIIDNHQYLRLYQVIHSSSYIINDCVLVNNPSVKEYGSINYLQKYLSSKKAFNTSLISEFVYAENNPVAFWQYTSGTTGNPKAVQHGHYTMLTNTELFAQKTLGIGEDDVIISVPKMFFGYGLGNSLFFPLLSGATVIIDEKWFSLDNLKKNIRLYKPTVIFGTPKIYSDILHNYESFSENDFSSVRLFVSAGSSLQHSIIKEWKSKFDKTIVNGIGSTEIGHIFMCSNQVKENDENSSLGIPVTGYQIKICEIDKPDSVVENHEEIGELCIFPPEKTLSSYWQQENTNTAKYKNGWYFSGDLCSKKEDGTYVYHGRKDELFKVNGRWVNPLEIENTVLQNFHEVRECAVTYFIDDDGLEKPILYIVRKTDINKDLLSDDIQKKLAENFSSYKLPTRTHFLNTLPRNSNGKVIKKGLENNLTEA; encoded by the coding sequence ATGAACATATCAAGCAATATCATTAAAAATTTATTGTTGCATAATAATAAAAACCAAATCCTTTATGATCTTAACAGTATATCTGGAGAAGAAATTGCTAAAGAAATAATAACTTTAGCAACGTTTTTTAGATCCACGACCAAGTTCAGCAATGGAGACAGGGTGATACTAAGTATGAATGATTCACCGGAATTTATTTATTCTTTCATAGCGCTAATATCGATTGGCTGCATTCCCGTTCCCCTTAATCCTTTAATTCAAGAATCGGAATTAGAATACATTTTGAAAGATTCAAAAGCAACAGGTGTTATTATTGATAATCACCAGTATTTAAGGCTTTATCAGGTCATACATAGCTCATCGTACATCATCAATGATTGTGTTTTAGTGAATAATCCGTCAGTAAAAGAGTATGGATCGATCAATTATTTGCAAAAATATCTCTCATCTAAAAAAGCATTTAATACTTCTTTAATTTCTGAATTTGTATACGCAGAGAATAATCCTGTCGCCTTTTGGCAATATACATCCGGAACTACAGGAAATCCCAAAGCTGTGCAACACGGGCACTATACAATGCTAACTAATACGGAACTCTTTGCACAGAAAACATTAGGAATTGGTGAGGACGATGTTATTATATCTGTTCCGAAAATGTTTTTTGGATACGGTTTAGGAAACAGTTTATTTTTTCCTTTACTTTCTGGAGCTACTGTGATCATTGATGAGAAGTGGTTTTCTCTTGATAATCTGAAAAAGAATATCCGTCTTTATAAGCCTACAGTTATTTTCGGAACTCCGAAAATCTACTCTGATATATTGCATAATTATGAAAGTTTTTCAGAAAACGATTTTAGCAGTGTAAGATTGTTTGTGTCGGCTGGCTCTTCCCTTCAGCACTCCATTATTAAAGAGTGGAAATCAAAATTTGATAAAACCATCGTTAATGGAATCGGCTCAACAGAAATTGGTCATATTTTCATGTGCAGTAATCAGGTAAAAGAAAATGATGAAAATTCTTCGTTAGGAATTCCTGTCACGGGCTACCAAATAAAAATTTGTGAAATAGATAAACCTGATTCGGTGGTAGAAAATCATGAAGAAATAGGTGAATTATGCATATTTCCACCAGAAAAAACGCTCAGTTCTTATTGGCAACAAGAGAATACCAATACAGCAAAATATAAGAACGGATGGTATTTTTCGGGGGATCTTTGCTCAAAAAAAGAAGATGGCACGTATGTTTATCATGGCAGAAAAGACGAATTATTCAAAGTAAACGGACGTTGGGTGAATCCTCTTGAGATAGAAAATACTGTTTTACAGAACTTTCATGAGGTACGTGAATGTGCGGTCACTTATTTTATTGATGATGACGGTCTAGAAAAGCCGATACTTTATATCGTGCGAAAAACAGATATAAACAAGGATCTTCTTTCAGACGATATTCAGAAAAAGCTTGCAGAAAATTTTTCTTCTTACAAACTTCCTACAAGAACTCATTTCTTAAACACATTGCCACGTAACAGCAACGGAAAGGTGATTAAGAAGGGATTGGAAAATAATTTAACTGAAGCTTAA
- a CDS encoding beta-ketoacyl-[acyl-carrier-protein] synthase family protein: MQIIDAISEVPGLNIKGNHGKMQHGFECQIFEADKEKSLSEWAVDVSKNLLLKNNISADDLGVIINASISLYDTTSLGNTSAPGIGHEVQKHLSAKNAFVFEMFHNDLGNMIKIASDFLTHMDHQYALIIQSNKFSTFLKDDENGFCIPDGVNALLIKSSNKKIELENIHISHPEMSKASLSFNAGNKNALKNNHIFSLNWNYDPLFKEALNSELKNILSKDKQATVITEKWFSEHLSSQDTENALAMNTIPSYLQEHSEIKKQPITLISYNPFLAHYSILKITHDEI, from the coding sequence ATGCAGATTATAGATGCCATAAGTGAAGTTCCGGGTCTTAATATAAAAGGAAACCATGGTAAAATGCAGCATGGTTTTGAGTGTCAGATTTTTGAAGCTGATAAAGAAAAATCTTTATCTGAATGGGCTGTAGATGTAAGCAAAAACTTACTACTTAAAAACAATATTTCAGCTGATGATTTGGGCGTTATTATCAATGCATCAATATCGCTTTATGATACTACTTCTTTAGGAAACACTTCAGCTCCGGGAATAGGTCATGAGGTTCAAAAACATTTATCTGCAAAAAATGCATTCGTTTTCGAAATGTTTCATAATGATTTAGGAAATATGATAAAGATTGCGTCTGATTTTTTAACACATATGGATCATCAGTATGCTTTAATTATTCAATCAAATAAATTTTCAACATTTCTAAAAGATGATGAAAATGGATTTTGTATTCCTGATGGTGTAAATGCACTTTTAATAAAATCGAGCAACAAAAAGATTGAGCTTGAGAATATTCATATCTCCCACCCTGAAATGTCAAAAGCAAGTTTAAGCTTCAACGCAGGAAATAAAAATGCTTTAAAAAATAATCACATTTTCAGTCTAAACTGGAATTATGATCCTTTGTTTAAAGAGGCTTTGAATTCTGAACTGAAAAATATATTATCTAAAGACAAACAGGCAACCGTTATTACAGAAAAGTGGTTTTCGGAACATTTATCATCACAAGACACTGAGAATGCTCTAGCTATGAACACTATTCCATCTTATTTGCAGGAGCACAGCGAAATAAAAAAACAGCCAATCACTCTGATATCTTACAACCCGTTTCTAGCCCATTATTCAATTCTAAAAATAACACATGATGAAATATAA
- a CDS encoding 3-oxoacyl-ACP synthase III family protein → MMKYNASIKSVAVGFPEKYYTNDMAPFSEIPNLPKNWWRNWGMEGRYMVDKEKGETCSQLAKKASLGAIEKAGLAANDIDLIIGTTCTITGWSDKEENRIFPGISEYLKTELQCNNSTMCIEVNQACISFLVAMQMASDYIKSGMYKNILICSAETFTQIADFALPSSTLFGDGAASVVVGRSEQDGQLVSSHYKSIPTYNDIATLQWKTTVGKPGIEFTRPYFSLGEDAPTQMQTFVPQNVPEVTFKALEKADTTVEDIHHFVFHQPSKMLIRMWAMGIGIKKEKYTTTVEKYSCLSSASIPVTLYFALKDEKIKPNNKIVLAGAGIGWGFGAQVWKTENINY, encoded by the coding sequence ATGATGAAATATAATGCCTCTATAAAAAGCGTCGCTGTAGGATTTCCGGAGAAATACTATACCAATGATATGGCACCTTTTTCCGAGATTCCGAATTTACCAAAAAACTGGTGGAGAAATTGGGGAATGGAAGGAAGATATATGGTAGACAAAGAAAAAGGCGAAACCTGCTCTCAGCTTGCCAAAAAAGCGTCTTTGGGAGCGATAGAAAAAGCTGGTCTTGCTGCAAACGATATAGATCTTATTATCGGAACTACGTGTACCATCACTGGATGGTCTGATAAGGAGGAGAATAGAATTTTCCCTGGTATTTCAGAATATCTGAAAACAGAGCTGCAATGTAATAATTCGACGATGTGTATTGAGGTAAATCAGGCCTGCATATCATTTCTTGTCGCTATGCAAATGGCTTCAGATTACATAAAATCTGGAATGTATAAAAATATCCTGATCTGCTCGGCAGAGACCTTCACACAGATTGCAGACTTCGCTTTACCTTCTTCTACACTTTTCGGAGACGGCGCGGCATCGGTAGTTGTAGGAAGATCAGAGCAAGACGGACAATTGGTATCGTCTCATTATAAAAGCATCCCCACCTACAACGATATTGCAACATTACAGTGGAAAACAACTGTAGGCAAGCCAGGGATAGAATTTACCCGTCCTTATTTTTCATTAGGAGAAGATGCGCCCACCCAAATGCAGACATTCGTACCTCAAAATGTTCCTGAAGTTACTTTTAAAGCTTTAGAAAAAGCGGATACCACCGTTGAAGACATACATCATTTTGTATTTCACCAGCCATCAAAAATGCTGATCAGAATGTGGGCAATGGGCATTGGGATAAAAAAAGAAAAGTACACAACTACCGTAGAGAAATATAGTTGTCTGAGCTCTGCTTCTATCCCTGTAACGCTATATTTTGCATTAAAAGATGAAAAAATAAAACCTAATAATAAAATTGTACTTGCCGGAGCAGGAATCGGATGGGGCTTCGGAGCACAGGTATGGAAAACAGAAAATATTAACTATTAA
- a CDS encoding acyl carrier protein — MENQELFNKVYAILADIAECDVNIIKPDTDLLNEIGVTSLMGLEVLVELEREFDLSLDEGILIKMKTPKDIVDVLEEELAV, encoded by the coding sequence ATGGAAAATCAAGAATTATTCAACAAAGTGTATGCTATTTTAGCGGATATCGCAGAATGCGATGTTAATATCATTAAACCTGATACAGATTTATTAAATGAGATAGGTGTTACCTCTCTTATGGGACTGGAAGTTTTGGTTGAACTTGAAAGAGAATTTGACCTTAGTCTAGATGAGGGAATTCTTATTAAAATGAAAACTCCAAAAGATATTGTAGACGTTCTGGAAGAAGAATTAGCAGTTTAA
- a CDS encoding phytoene desaturase family protein, with amino-acid sequence MIENLEVDELVIGAGLCGLMYGISAATEGSSVAISEAHHKVGGYATNFYRNKRKFVFDCSQHKVSGLKENVGNLWNSLKRLGLQSLLDEFELHEEIGTVVYKNQFIKLPSEPEDIKATLIAHFPDEIVGIEKLFFDIESHGYQHYMFFRKLMNEYTINRNILRESRSLAKITARDYFNTIFKGQDIIEVLSPIAIYSGSISNEVNAFYFLHCLYAMFYGGPAFMKGTGQRISDLLLKEFVDRGGILLKKNEVLEMEDVGNHMMVTTRKNIIKTKRVIATCPPEDVVRMLQKDEKAQEFKEVLNNFTVGWGHFCVFAVLSVAPEELGIISPEYLLVSDTGDDFTEEDFENDTYYDLFTLSVSNYHRVDPEGGYILQFIVLDHGDRWFHLSETEYNERKEKIQEKLIKRVLKTFPQIEDKLIYTESSTPKTNYKFTLATKGSAFAYKMLPKTNLGLLSNFSNDKVKLVSTWSGGPGYETAMCFGYTQGKLLNMKNTLNT; translated from the coding sequence ATGATTGAAAATTTAGAAGTCGATGAATTGGTAATTGGAGCCGGACTGTGCGGCCTAATGTACGGGATTTCGGCAGCCACCGAAGGAAGTTCGGTTGCCATCAGCGAAGCTCATCACAAAGTAGGCGGCTATGCTACCAATTTTTACCGGAACAAAAGAAAATTTGTTTTTGACTGCAGTCAGCATAAAGTAAGCGGACTTAAAGAAAATGTAGGAAACCTTTGGAATTCCCTGAAAAGACTGGGATTACAATCATTGCTGGATGAGTTTGAACTGCATGAAGAAATAGGAACCGTAGTTTATAAAAACCAATTTATAAAACTACCTTCTGAGCCTGAAGATATTAAAGCGACTCTCATCGCTCATTTCCCTGATGAAATAGTGGGAATTGAAAAACTTTTTTTTGATATAGAATCTCACGGATATCAGCACTATATGTTTTTTAGAAAGCTGATGAACGAATATACGATTAACAGAAATATTCTGCGCGAAAGCCGCAGCCTCGCAAAAATTACTGCGAGAGATTATTTTAACACCATTTTTAAAGGACAGGATATTATTGAGGTTCTGAGCCCAATTGCTATATATTCTGGATCGATATCTAATGAAGTGAATGCATTTTATTTTCTTCACTGTCTATATGCAATGTTCTACGGCGGTCCTGCATTTATGAAAGGAACGGGACAACGCATTTCAGATTTATTATTGAAAGAATTTGTTGATCGTGGCGGGATTCTTCTGAAGAAAAATGAGGTGCTGGAAATGGAAGACGTAGGCAATCACATGATGGTAACTACCAGAAAAAATATCATAAAAACAAAAAGAGTCATAGCAACCTGCCCTCCGGAAGATGTGGTAAGAATGTTGCAAAAGGATGAAAAAGCACAGGAATTCAAAGAAGTTCTTAACAACTTTACAGTCGGATGGGGACACTTCTGTGTATTTGCCGTGCTTTCAGTTGCACCAGAGGAATTAGGAATCATTTCACCAGAATATCTTTTAGTTTCAGACACGGGCGATGACTTTACAGAAGAAGACTTTGAGAATGACACCTACTATGATCTTTTTACTCTGAGTGTAAGTAACTATCATCGTGTAGATCCTGAAGGAGGTTATATTCTTCAATTTATTGTTTTAGATCATGGTGACCGATGGTTCCATTTATCCGAAACAGAATACAACGAAAGAAAAGAAAAAATTCAGGAAAAATTAATTAAGAGAGTCCTTAAAACATTTCCTCAGATAGAAGACAAATTAATATATACAGAATCTTCAACCCCGAAAACCAATTATAAATTTACTTTGGCAACCAAAGGTTCGGCTTTCGCATATAAGATGCTTCCGAAAACCAATCTGGGACTATTAAGCAATTTTTCTAATGACAAAGTGAAACTGGTGAGCACGTGGTCCGGAGGTCCCGGTTACGAAACAGCAATGTGTTTCGGATATACACAGGGGAAATTATTAAACATGAAAAACACACTGAATACATGA
- a CDS encoding diiron oxygenase encodes MSNLKKTLSPKFTSLLEKLNKASEKKQMSLLLDHPWDEPLENAWLKKRENIAIYGTPYYDLASEEERRLLSVYETGSWWYTFIVFENLVSEYYMKIVNHGSLKRFPEVVKYIHHFCKEEIVHAMVFKKAMAHFQITPFPSPLNLQEIYSHNASMSEFPLKAIYLTILIEWLAENNAMEDCNSKEISPLSRAVAVEHHKEEARHIEWGKNMIREFLDAVPEFLKEAQESTAPMLRSMLDMSVCSIVVYSRVGFQNPAFRDYKKLIPAVLESENRQQINARIMAPLMRYFIEMGICDPYNDENMQIWRDNRFGKDVEDAVEYFRKKSAGAEDIDNVMNKNYDE; translated from the coding sequence ATGAGCAATCTAAAAAAAACATTAAGCCCAAAATTTACAAGTTTACTAGAAAAACTGAATAAAGCTTCCGAAAAAAAACAAATGAGCCTTCTTCTTGATCATCCTTGGGACGAACCTTTAGAAAATGCATGGCTTAAAAAAAGAGAGAATATTGCGATCTACGGAACGCCTTATTACGATCTTGCCTCAGAAGAAGAAAGAAGACTTTTATCTGTTTATGAAACAGGGTCATGGTGGTACACCTTCATCGTATTCGAAAACCTTGTGTCAGAATATTATATGAAAATTGTGAATCATGGTTCTCTTAAAAGATTTCCTGAAGTCGTAAAATATATCCATCATTTTTGTAAGGAAGAGATAGTACATGCAATGGTCTTCAAAAAGGCAATGGCGCATTTTCAGATTACACCGTTTCCTAGCCCATTAAATCTTCAGGAAATATACAGCCACAATGCATCAATGTCTGAATTTCCGCTTAAGGCAATTTATCTAACAATTCTTATCGAATGGCTGGCGGAGAATAATGCAATGGAAGATTGCAATAGCAAAGAAATCTCGCCATTGTCTAGAGCTGTAGCCGTAGAGCATCATAAAGAAGAAGCAAGACATATTGAATGGGGGAAAAACATGATCCGTGAATTTCTGGATGCAGTTCCTGAATTTTTGAAAGAAGCACAGGAAAGTACTGCTCCGATGCTAAGAAGCATGCTCGATATGTCGGTTTGCAGTATCGTGGTTTATTCTCGGGTTGGCTTTCAGAATCCTGCTTTTAGAGATTATAAAAAACTAATACCTGCAGTATTGGAAAGTGAAAACCGTCAACAGATCAACGCCAGAATTATGGCTCCTTTGATGAGATATTTTATCGAAATGGGAATCTGCGATCCTTATAATGATGAAAATATGCAAATATGGAGAGACAACAGATTTGGAAAAGATGTTGAAGATGCCGTGGAGTATTTCAGAAAAAAATCTGCCGGAGCAGAAGATATTGATAATGTAATGAATAAAAATTACGACGAATGA
- a CDS encoding 3-oxoacyl-ACP synthase III family protein: MRTVISGFGHALPFKTVDNKTIVELMNTTEEFIETRTGVLTRKHISENESTSVLMVEACKKAIERANLLPEDIDMLIVNTLSPDYHDPSQACLIQPLLSLKNTIPVFDIRAQCSGLLYGMDIARQFIATGTHQNILVCCGEALSKRMDYSDEGRNLSILLGDGAGAVVLSSSKNEDKGILDVSIHADGSYFKLLWTESPGTSGKTFNGDDSKCSYFRMNGKEMFNHAVEKFTEVAVQILKKNNLTLEDIDVIIPHQPNMRILDAVMSNLEIPKEKMQINVHKYGNIASGSLPVTLSEYMSDTPEEERAGKLGLIIGYGSGATWGSILYKF; this comes from the coding sequence ATGAGAACCGTCATATCAGGATTTGGTCATGCCCTACCCTTTAAAACCGTAGATAACAAAACTATTGTGGAATTGATGAATACAACGGAAGAATTCATCGAAACCCGTACCGGCGTACTTACCAGAAAACATATTTCTGAAAATGAAAGTACAAGCGTCTTGATGGTAGAAGCCTGCAAAAAAGCAATTGAGAGAGCAAATCTTTTACCTGAAGACATTGATATGCTGATTGTAAACACTTTAAGCCCGGATTATCATGATCCTTCGCAGGCGTGTCTTATTCAGCCGTTACTTTCATTGAAAAATACAATTCCTGTATTTGATATCCGAGCGCAATGTAGTGGACTTCTCTACGGAATGGACATCGCAAGACAATTTATAGCAACAGGAACGCATCAGAATATATTAGTGTGTTGTGGAGAGGCTTTATCAAAAAGAATGGACTATTCTGATGAAGGGAGAAATTTATCGATATTGCTTGGCGACGGAGCCGGAGCAGTGGTTTTAAGCAGTTCCAAAAATGAAGATAAAGGAATTCTTGATGTCAGCATCCATGCAGATGGAAGCTATTTTAAATTACTATGGACAGAAAGTCCGGGAACATCTGGCAAAACATTCAATGGAGACGATAGTAAGTGCTCATATTTCAGGATGAATGGTAAGGAAATGTTCAACCACGCTGTGGAGAAATTCACAGAAGTTGCTGTTCAGATATTAAAAAAGAACAATCTTACCCTCGAAGATATTGATGTTATTATTCCTCACCAACCCAATATGAGAATTTTGGATGCCGTAATGAGCAATCTTGAAATTCCAAAAGAAAAAATGCAGATTAATGTACACAAATACGGAAATATTGCATCCGGTTCATTACCTGTAACATTAAGCGAATATATGTCGGATACTCCTGAAGAAGAGAGAGCCGGAAAACTGGGATTGATTATAGGATACGGTTCCGGAGCAACATGGGGAAGTATTTTATATAAATTTTAG
- a CDS encoding MBL fold metallo-hydrolase produces the protein MWINKTGQVDDTLTILGTTSNPVYLLKGDNEYSLVEGGLTRDAETLLSQLKEHIPDLSLVKHWFITHSHYDHCGAVEFLYPYLRDTKIYASENAVKNFSNEKYVKKIRQLNSSISDKEIVQEGSLSDIRFEIVDDKQILKNNSGTWKIMYTPGHSNCSMSIINEEKDIIFVSDALGEIINTKNWFPLAFDNVVQFIDSINKIGSLQIKTIALGHNGILTGSEALSASVESLRGCSEVIEFIATRKDYLSLDELVDELYKKYDVVDHSFIPENVYRKSIEILISLLKTESFV, from the coding sequence ATGTGGATCAATAAAACAGGACAGGTAGATGATACTTTAACCATCTTGGGAACAACTTCTAACCCGGTTTATCTCTTAAAAGGTGATAACGAATATTCATTGGTAGAAGGCGGATTGACCCGGGATGCTGAAACTTTGCTGAGTCAATTAAAGGAACATATTCCTGATCTTTCGTTAGTAAAGCATTGGTTTATTACACATTCTCACTATGATCATTGCGGCGCCGTTGAGTTCTTGTATCCTTATCTGAGAGATACAAAAATTTACGCCTCAGAAAATGCAGTTAAAAACTTTAGTAATGAAAAGTACGTAAAAAAAATACGGCAACTTAATTCCTCGATCTCAGACAAAGAAATTGTTCAGGAAGGCAGTTTATCAGATATCCGATTTGAGATTGTAGATGACAAACAAATCTTAAAAAATAATTCGGGAACGTGGAAAATTATGTACACTCCAGGACACAGCAACTGTTCTATGAGTATCATCAATGAAGAAAAAGATATAATCTTCGTATCTGATGCCTTAGGTGAGATCATCAATACTAAAAATTGGTTTCCGTTGGCTTTTGATAATGTAGTGCAATTTATTGACAGCATTAACAAAATTGGGAGCCTGCAAATAAAAACCATTGCTTTAGGACATAATGGTATTCTCACAGGATCGGAAGCTTTATCGGCATCAGTCGAAAGTTTGCGAGGATGCAGCGAGGTTATTGAATTTATAGCAACCCGTAAAGATTACTTATCATTAGATGAGTTGGTAGATGAGCTTTACAAAAAATATGATGTGGTAGATCATTCTTTCATTCCTGAAAATGTGTACAGAAAAAGTATAGAAATATTAATCTCACTTTTAAAAACAGAATCATTTGTATGA
- a CDS encoding FAD-dependent monooxygenase, translating into MNQNPKYKEYDVCIVGAGIAGIFLAWLLGSKGKKVLILEKNAKINMNGADILKPSGINVLEKHGLLQELMNKECRVRDELRVFHNGIQVDHINYKAENERGYFMVCPYNVLLETIYDKIQAIENVELLVNQSVSKIKEVESGVFVTLNSGEEIFCNILIGADGTKSIVREYADIEAHFDYYDHVMYFNKYPVTASVEELNRLYVDEKGGLAYFYPINNRESRCVLGFSMEEGKSLRESGNRDVLINRLKEFVTESDDMVDQITSMDDFLTFPLCKMHTEKYFNGRILLLGNAAHSIHPITGQGMNLAIEDVGELIIWLSKYFEAEISLEEALSGYQKQRLELNNKVLNYGHRLANSFGSAENFMNSLNSKIQTSSRDLSILNKI; encoded by the coding sequence ATGAATCAAAATCCGAAATATAAAGAATATGATGTATGTATCGTAGGAGCGGGAATCGCCGGTATTTTCCTGGCGTGGCTGCTTGGCTCAAAAGGTAAAAAAGTATTGATTTTAGAAAAAAATGCTAAAATCAATATGAACGGTGCAGATATTTTAAAACCTTCCGGAATCAATGTTCTGGAAAAACATGGTCTGCTGCAGGAGCTTATGAATAAAGAATGCAGAGTGAGAGACGAACTTCGTGTTTTTCATAATGGTATTCAGGTCGATCATATCAATTATAAGGCAGAAAACGAAAGAGGATATTTTATGGTTTGCCCATATAATGTTTTGCTGGAAACGATCTATGATAAAATTCAGGCGATCGAAAACGTAGAACTATTGGTGAACCAATCTGTATCAAAAATAAAAGAAGTAGAAAGCGGAGTTTTTGTCACTTTAAATTCAGGTGAAGAGATATTTTGCAATATTCTTATCGGAGCAGACGGAACAAAGTCTATCGTTAGAGAATATGCCGATATAGAAGCCCATTTTGATTATTACGATCATGTAATGTATTTCAACAAATATCCTGTCACAGCAAGCGTTGAAGAGCTCAACAGATTGTATGTTGATGAAAAAGGAGGACTTGCTTACTTTTACCCCATTAATAACAGAGAATCCCGATGTGTTCTGGGTTTTAGTATGGAAGAAGGTAAAAGTTTGAGAGAATCAGGAAACAGAGACGTTTTAATCAACCGACTAAAAGAATTTGTTACCGAAAGTGATGATATGGTGGATCAGATTACCTCAATGGACGATTTTCTTACATTTCCATTATGTAAAATGCATACTGAAAAATATTTTAATGGAAGAATACTTCTTTTAGGAAACGCAGCACACTCTATTCATCCAATAACCGGACAGGGAATGAACTTAGCCATTGAGGATGTTGGTGAACTGATCATCTGGCTCTCAAAATATTTTGAAGCTGAAATTTCACTGGAAGAAGCATTATCCGGTTATCAAAAACAGAGGTTAGAGCTCAATAATAAAGTTCTCAATTACGGTCACCGCTTGGCAAATAGTTTTGGAAGTGCAGAAAATTTCATGAATAGTCTAAATTCCAAGATACAGACCAGCAGCCGGGATCTTTCTATACTTAATAAGATTTAA
- the fabG gene encoding 3-oxoacyl-ACP reductase FabG, producing the protein MQIDLTDKHFLVTGGGRGIGKAIVLQLLTSGASVSFTYNHGKETADAFLQELSIKFPGKVALYKADIKDEEQSKSLIAEIEKSQLGSLYGLVNNAGITMDAPFFSMTTDMWKDVLDTNLSGTYYLTKAVVKSLIRKKNSKIINISSVSGVRGAMGQANYGATKAAVISLTKTLALEFAKFNLQVNAVAPGFIDTEMVDKMNEQDKKKIDQMIPMKRMGKTEEVANLVTFLCSEKSNYITGQTFIIDGGLTL; encoded by the coding sequence ATGCAAATAGATTTAACAGACAAACATTTTTTAGTAACCGGCGGCGGAAGAGGAATAGGTAAAGCTATTGTTTTGCAATTGCTTACATCAGGCGCATCCGTATCATTTACCTATAATCACGGTAAAGAAACGGCAGATGCTTTTTTGCAGGAACTTTCGATAAAATTTCCTGGAAAAGTTGCTCTTTATAAGGCGGATATAAAAGATGAAGAACAATCAAAATCGTTAATTGCTGAAATTGAAAAATCTCAGCTTGGTTCATTGTACGGTTTGGTTAACAATGCCGGAATAACTATGGATGCTCCATTCTTCAGTATGACCACAGATATGTGGAAAGACGTATTGGATACCAACCTAAGCGGAACGTATTACCTCACAAAAGCAGTTGTAAAATCGTTGATCAGGAAGAAAAATTCAAAAATTATTAATATTTCATCTGTTTCAGGAGTAAGAGGTGCTATGGGACAAGCCAATTACGGAGCTACAAAAGCTGCTGTTATTTCTTTAACTAAAACTCTTGCGCTGGAATTTGCAAAATTTAATTTGCAAGTAAATGCAGTTGCACCCGGATTTATTGATACCGAAATGGTCGACAAAATGAATGAACAGGATAAGAAGAAGATTGATCAAATGATCCCTATGAAAAGAATGGGAAAAACGGAAGAAGTTGCCAATCTGGTCACATTTTTATGTTCAGAAAAAAGTAATTATATCACCGGACAGACCTTTATCATCGATGGAGGACTAACGTTATAA